Proteins found in one Bacteroidales bacterium genomic segment:
- a CDS encoding flavin reductase, protein MIQIDPENLNENFIKLIGRDWMLITAGNIKSFNTMTAAWGSIGFLWNRPVALCYVRPTRFTFDFMEKNNDFTLSFFEEQYKDALNVCGVKSGRDTDKIKETGLIPMETKNGNIYFKQARLVMECKKIYTDFIFPEKFIDKSIDKNYPLKDYHKMYIGQIMHCFKL, encoded by the coding sequence ATGATACAAATTGATCCCGAAAACTTAAACGAAAATTTTATTAAGCTTATTGGCAGGGATTGGATGCTGATAACTGCCGGAAATATCAAATCATTTAATACAATGACCGCTGCCTGGGGAAGCATAGGCTTTTTGTGGAATAGGCCGGTAGCTTTGTGTTATGTGCGTCCTACACGTTTTACTTTTGATTTTATGGAGAAAAATAATGATTTTACTTTGTCATTCTTTGAAGAGCAATATAAGGATGCTCTTAATGTATGCGGTGTCAAATCAGGCAGGGATACTGATAAAATCAAGGAAACAGGTCTTATTCCAATGGAAACGAAAAACGGGAATATCTATTTTAAACAGGCCCGGCTTGTAATGGAATGTAAGAAAATATATACCGATTTTATTTTTCCCGAAAAATTTATTGATAAAAGTATTGATAAAAATTATCCCTTAAAGGATTACCATAAAATGTATATAGGACAAATCATGCATTGTTTTAAACTGTGA
- a CDS encoding MBL fold metallo-hydrolase, translating into MKITFLGTGTSQGVPVITCKCNVCQSDNPKDKRLRSSIMIETEKNVLVIDAGPDFRQQMLRANVQKLDGLLITHGHKDHIGGLDDVRAFNFFMKKPVDVYAKKDVHKILRSDFFYAFEDDKYPGVPEIELHYISNLPFQINGDEIIPIEVMHYKLPVLGFRIKDFTYITDANFISESELEKIKGSKILVINALRRRKHISHYTLDEALELIAHIQPEKAYLTHISHQMGLHNDIENELPVHIKPAFDGLSIIC; encoded by the coding sequence ATGAAAATTACATTTTTAGGAACCGGGACATCGCAGGGAGTTCCTGTAATTACATGCAAATGCAATGTATGCCAGTCGGACAATCCGAAAGACAAGCGTCTGCGGTCATCAATCATGATAGAAACGGAAAAGAATGTATTGGTTATTGATGCCGGTCCCGATTTTCGTCAGCAAATGTTAAGAGCGAATGTTCAAAAACTTGATGGCTTACTCATTACTCACGGTCATAAAGATCATATTGGCGGGCTTGACGATGTGCGCGCTTTTAATTTTTTCATGAAAAAGCCCGTAGATGTTTACGCAAAAAAAGATGTACATAAAATTTTAAGATCCGATTTTTTTTATGCTTTTGAAGATGATAAATATCCGGGCGTTCCTGAAATTGAACTTCATTATATTTCCAATTTGCCATTTCAAATCAATGGCGACGAGATAATCCCCATTGAAGTGATGCATTACAAACTCCCGGTATTAGGTTTCAGGATAAAGGATTTCACATATATTACCGATGCAAATTTTATTTCAGAAAGCGAACTCGAAAAAATCAAAGGTTCCAAAATACTTGTAATAAATGCATTACGCCGGCGCAAACATATTTCGCATTATACTTTGGATGAAGCCCTTGAATTAATTGCGCACATACAACCGGAAAAAGCTTACCTCACTCACATCAGTCACCAGATGGGATTGCATAATGATATTGAAAATGAGCTCCCCGTGCATATCAAACCGGCTTTTGACGGGCTTAGTATAATTTGTTAA
- a CDS encoding toxin-antitoxin system YwqK family antitoxin, with protein MLKKIIFIFLFCCYSFLGIGQENETAQKPKYAPRGEKHVNVSDAKGKQGTWKLFSRDRILLSETTYKNDIKHGPCSKYYSSNGLIREEVNYYYGKKDGDYKSYYINGQLNAEGTYKDGKKSGSWITYFKTSGEKKSEGNYVNNKKDGVWSYYNSKAVKISSGKYVNGEKDGAWDIYDADGKITGTENYIKGVLQLKETKAAAPTKTNKTSTKTNKTTPTKTNSTDTKTPANNTGTKPDNK; from the coding sequence GTGTTAAAAAAAATAATATTCATATTCCTTTTTTGTTGTTACTCTTTTCTAGGCATAGGGCAGGAAAACGAAACCGCTCAAAAGCCTAAATACGCGCCAAGAGGAGAAAAACACGTGAATGTTTCTGACGCCAAAGGCAAGCAGGGAACATGGAAATTATTTTCCCGCGACAGGATATTATTATCGGAAACCACTTATAAAAATGATATTAAACATGGGCCCTGCTCAAAATATTATTCTTCTAATGGTCTTATTCGCGAAGAAGTGAATTATTATTACGGCAAAAAAGACGGTGATTATAAAAGCTATTATATTAACGGACAGCTTAACGCTGAAGGAACATACAAAGATGGAAAGAAATCAGGTAGCTGGATAACCTATTTCAAAACATCAGGTGAAAAAAAGTCGGAAGGGAACTATGTCAATAATAAAAAAGATGGTGTTTGGTCATATTATAATTCCAAAGCTGTAAAAATTTCATCAGGTAAATATGTGAATGGCGAAAAAGATGGAGCATGGGATATATATGATGCTGATGGAAAAATTACAGGGACAGAAAATTATATAAAAGGAGTACTTCAACTCAAAGAAACTAAAGCTGCTGCTCCGACAAAAACAAATAAAACCAGCACAAAGACTAATAAAACCACCCCCACAAAAACAAACAGTACCGATACCAAAACCCCTGCAAATAATACCGGAACAAAGCCTGACAATAAATAA
- a CDS encoding peptidoglycan DD-metalloendopeptidase family protein, with amino-acid sequence MKNTKNISYHNYIFCFFVFILSFTNTFTTFAQYINDDSLNIYESPNDSIDLTSEYFTDSTGIYFFFDNDSITDNIALSYDSISKAYGGSWSNNDALFLYDKDFNPAIMNDSIKVILQDNEGHCYYEPVPGFITSNFGWRRWQYHYGVDLSLHTGDTVRCAFDGVVRISKWGGGYGNCVVIRHNNGLETLYGHLYKSKVVPNQVLKAGDIIGLGGSTGRSTGPHLHFEIRYLGIAINPNSLIDFKNQTLWNDTAFLTKKSFQYISTYKKGSYASKYTGPGVYYSIKSGDSLSRIAVRYGTSVNAICKLNGIKSTTLLKIGRTIRVK; translated from the coding sequence ATGAAGAATACTAAAAACATATCATATCATAATTATATTTTCTGTTTTTTTGTGTTTATACTCTCTTTCACAAATACATTTACCACTTTTGCTCAATATATCAATGATGATTCTTTAAACATATACGAAAGTCCGAATGATAGTATTGATCTTACTTCAGAATATTTTACCGACTCAACCGGTATTTATTTCTTTTTCGACAACGATTCCATAACCGACAATATAGCATTGTCATACGACTCCATTTCAAAAGCATACGGTGGTTCCTGGAGTAATAATGATGCATTGTTTTTATACGATAAAGACTTTAATCCTGCAATCATGAATGATTCTATAAAAGTGATATTACAGGATAATGAAGGACATTGTTATTACGAACCTGTTCCGGGTTTTATCACCTCCAATTTCGGATGGAGAAGGTGGCAATATCATTATGGTGTTGATTTAAGCCTTCATACCGGGGATACCGTACGATGCGCCTTCGATGGTGTTGTTAGGATTTCGAAATGGGGAGGCGGATATGGTAATTGTGTAGTTATTAGGCATAACAATGGACTTGAAACATTATACGGGCATTTGTACAAATCCAAAGTAGTTCCCAACCAGGTTTTAAAAGCAGGAGATATTATTGGATTAGGCGGAAGCACGGGTCGTTCCACCGGACCTCATCTTCATTTTGAAATACGTTACCTCGGAATTGCAATAAATCCAAACAGTCTTATTGATTTTAAAAATCAAACGTTATGGAACGATACTGCTTTTCTCACAAAAAAAAGTTTCCAGTATATCAGTACGTATAAAAAAGGTTCATACGCTTCTAAATACACAGGACCGGGAGTTTATTATTCAATTAAAAGTGGCGATAGTTTATCAAGGATCGCTGTAAGGTATGGCACTTCAGTAAATGCTATTTGTAAATTAAATGGAATAAAATCAACAACATTATTAAAAATTGGAAGAACGATCCGTGTTAAATAA
- a CDS encoding TonB-dependent receptor, with protein sequence MKKEKKNQGAKKIFCAICVLLCSNSFAQQNDSIKSKELKPLVVSATRTEKNADSIGRSITVISSKELMNGIYNNVAEVLQTKEGISIVGAGQNPGMAQSIFMRGANSNQTVIMIDGIRITDPSSTNNALNLAELSLSNIDRIEIIRGAHSTMYGSSAIGGVINIITKKNQETGFSGNTEFKAGTFGKQTFSMSENIFGAYSFKNGFYCNLEYLGTNADGLDATIDTVTSQTVYKNRDKDDFSISEINGKIGYSKNKINAYTSFKNLNQLSDLDKSAYTDDDNYYLNFKRQLINYGVSYKINKHLELSFDGGFSEMKRYAEDDSSVVDTMFIDSLGTSIDIFDHTYYDDLYKGSSLTNEAQLNYSVKGFDIVAGGSLFNEKMTSENYYYSKSMWGVYETSSNLDSLNIDVITSGAFMHADIEGSLFSGKLNKLALAVGARYSKHELFGVNKTFEINPIYRVTNNAMLYLSYSTSFNAPSMYQLYAPFVNTTSGIIRGNKNLKPETGKSFEGGIKYFPAKNVSVFASYFHTEVDNSIEYVYLWNKQTPVDSLSFMDYIGDTYLNIGTFYTQGIELGITSDISEKFSLSGNITLLGGKLKYTPSSIDTVKTEGNYVQLYNNGEFIKNKDITILGLTRRPNCANLMLSYNIFKSISLSTNIRYVGSQNDVYYNSELGPFGALGTVGLEDYALMDLSLKYKYNDLIFIAKAENIFDKKYTEINGFTTRGRGLYLSLKYAF encoded by the coding sequence ATGAAAAAGGAGAAAAAAAATCAGGGCGCAAAAAAAATATTTTGTGCTATTTGTGTCCTTCTATGTAGCAATTCATTCGCACAGCAAAATGACAGCATTAAATCAAAAGAGCTGAAACCTTTGGTTGTTTCGGCCACCAGGACCGAAAAGAACGCCGACAGTATTGGGAGAAGCATTACTGTTATTTCATCCAAAGAACTTATGAACGGCATTTACAACAACGTAGCTGAAGTGCTTCAAACCAAAGAAGGAATTTCTATTGTTGGTGCCGGACAAAACCCGGGTATGGCTCAGAGTATTTTTATGCGTGGTGCAAACAGCAATCAAACAGTAATTATGATTGATGGTATCAGAATTACCGACCCTTCATCAACTAATAATGCTTTAAACTTAGCAGAATTATCTTTGTCAAACATCGACAGGATAGAAATCATCAGGGGAGCGCACAGCACCATGTATGGCTCATCAGCTATAGGAGGTGTTATTAATATCATTACAAAGAAAAACCAGGAAACCGGTTTCTCGGGAAATACCGAATTCAAAGCCGGAACGTTCGGCAAACAAACATTTTCAATGAGCGAAAATATTTTCGGGGCATATTCCTTTAAAAATGGTTTTTATTGCAATCTTGAATACCTTGGCACAAACGCCGACGGATTAGATGCAACCATTGATACGGTAACTTCGCAAACTGTTTATAAAAACAGAGATAAAGATGATTTCAGCATTTCTGAAATCAATGGAAAAATCGGTTACTCGAAAAATAAGATCAACGCATATACTTCTTTTAAAAATTTAAACCAGCTATCCGACCTTGATAAATCAGCATATACTGATGATGATAATTATTACCTTAATTTTAAAAGACAATTGATCAATTACGGGGTATCATACAAAATAAATAAACACCTGGAACTTAGCTTTGATGGTGGCTTTTCGGAAATGAAACGTTATGCAGAAGATGATTCTTCTGTTGTTGATACAATGTTCATTGATTCACTGGGAACAAGCATTGATATTTTCGATCACACCTATTATGATGATTTATATAAAGGATCTTCGTTAACCAATGAAGCCCAGTTAAATTATTCTGTAAAAGGTTTTGATATTGTTGCCGGTGGTAGCCTCTTTAATGAAAAGATGACATCGGAAAATTATTATTACAGCAAAAGTATGTGGGGCGTTTATGAAACATCAAGCAATCTTGACTCCCTTAATATTGACGTTATTACAAGCGGAGCCTTTATGCATGCAGATATAGAAGGCTCATTGTTTTCAGGAAAATTAAATAAACTTGCTTTGGCTGTTGGCGCAAGATATTCAAAGCATGAATTGTTTGGTGTTAATAAAACATTTGAGATCAATCCCATTTATCGCGTAACAAATAATGCTATGCTGTACCTCTCCTATTCCACCAGCTTTAATGCACCTTCGATGTACCAGCTTTATGCACCGTTTGTAAATACAACATCAGGTATCATTCGCGGAAATAAAAACCTGAAACCCGAAACAGGTAAAAGTTTTGAAGGCGGAATAAAATATTTCCCCGCAAAAAATGTCAGCGTTTTTGCTTCGTATTTTCATACCGAAGTTGACAATTCCATTGAATACGTGTACCTGTGGAACAAACAAACACCGGTTGATTCTCTTTCCTTCATGGATTATATAGGCGATACGTATCTTAATATAGGAACATTTTATACACAAGGAATAGAACTAGGAATTACTTCCGATATCAGCGAAAAATTCTCTTTATCAGGAAACATAACTCTTTTAGGAGGCAAACTTAAATACACTCCTTCATCAATAGATACAGTGAAGACAGAAGGAAATTATGTTCAACTATACAACAATGGTGAATTTATAAAAAATAAAGACATCACAATTTTAGGTCTTACCAGGCGTCCAAACTGCGCAAACCTTATGCTATCATATAATATTTTTAAATCTATTTCATTAAGTACAAATATCCGGTATGTGGGTTCACAAAATGATGTATACTACAATTCCGAATTAGGTCCGTTTGGAGCGCTTGGTACTGTTGGTCTTGAAGATTATGCATTAATGGATTTATCTTTAAAATATAAGTACAACGATTTAATTTTTATTGCAAAAGCTGAAAATATTTTCGATAAGAAATATACTGAAATAAACGGGTTCACCACTCGCGGACGCGGGCTGTACCTTAGTTTGAAATACGCGTTCTGA